In one Nocardioides luteus genomic region, the following are encoded:
- a CDS encoding GNAT family N-acetyltransferase, which translates to MPLTDPVLTIRDLEPSADIDLLCGWLHDDRARFWGMVEKPREEIEEIYTWLQEQPHLAAYIVEIDGEPVALFQTWDPEVDELGTFYDRQPGDIGAHLFLADTPTRQGRTEGVLDFFIEEVIVKASARRIVVEPDATNEASLARLDDYGFKRGPVVQLPHKVAQYAFLDLP; encoded by the coding sequence ATGCCCCTGACCGACCCGGTCCTGACCATCCGCGACCTGGAGCCGTCGGCCGACATCGACCTGCTGTGCGGCTGGCTGCACGACGACCGGGCCCGCTTCTGGGGCATGGTCGAGAAGCCGCGCGAGGAGATCGAGGAGATCTACACCTGGCTGCAGGAGCAACCGCACCTGGCGGCGTACATCGTCGAGATCGACGGCGAGCCGGTCGCCCTGTTCCAGACCTGGGACCCCGAGGTCGACGAGCTCGGCACCTTCTACGACCGCCAGCCTGGCGACATCGGCGCCCACCTCTTCCTGGCCGACACCCCCACCCGCCAGGGCCGGACCGAGGGCGTCCTCGACTTCTTCATCGAGGAGGTCATCGTCAAGGCCAGTGCCCGTCGCATCGTCGTCGAGCCGGACGCCACCAACGAGGCGTCTCTCGCCCGGCTCGACGACTACGGCTTCAAGCGTGGCCCGGTCGTCCAGCTCCCGCACAAGGTCGCCCAGTACGCCTTCCTCGACCTGCCCTGA
- a CDS encoding pyridoxal phosphate-dependent decarboxylase family protein produces the protein MSAPHLEHLFHPDNAREYTSGITEAIRLLVDQLATLEGPTTGISPETAAEPVAEVDLDNPLVDSTAALAEVSRLWLKDAVWFHDPSYAAHLNCPVVIPSLVGELLIAAVNTSMDTFDQSVGGTFMERRLIDWTAARAGYPEATRDGIFTSGGSQSNLQALLLARGEAERRGVPLDRLRFLTSADSHFSIAKSARLLGMGESAAIAIPTDAEHRMDVAALREALDECVVDGLVPAAVVATAGTTDFGVIDPLHAIADACQDFNVWFHVDAAYGGGLLASPKYRHLLDGIERSNSITIDYHKTWFQPVSSSALLVRDLATMQHASWYADYLNPRESENPNQVDKSLQTTRRFDALKLWLTLRTMGADQIGAYLETVIDLAREVYDILSLQSDIEVVTPSQLSTVVFRYVDPHLDEDALGDLNRRIRAEMWSGGRGVVAATKVDGRQFLKLTLLNPMASVQDVLDIIEQVRTLGRAVPEVAR, from the coding sequence GTGAGCGCACCGCACTTGGAGCATCTGTTCCACCCCGACAATGCTCGTGAGTACACCAGCGGGATCACCGAAGCAATCAGACTGCTCGTCGACCAGCTCGCCACGCTCGAAGGCCCCACCACCGGGATCTCGCCCGAGACGGCCGCCGAACCGGTCGCCGAGGTCGACCTGGACAACCCTCTCGTCGACAGCACCGCGGCGCTCGCCGAGGTCAGCCGGCTGTGGCTCAAGGACGCGGTCTGGTTCCACGACCCGTCCTACGCCGCTCACCTCAACTGCCCGGTCGTCATCCCCTCCCTCGTCGGGGAGCTGCTGATCGCGGCCGTCAACACCTCGATGGACACCTTCGACCAGTCCGTGGGCGGCACGTTCATGGAGCGTCGCCTCATCGACTGGACCGCCGCCCGCGCCGGTTACCCCGAGGCGACCCGCGACGGCATCTTCACCAGCGGCGGCAGCCAGTCCAACCTGCAGGCGCTGCTCCTGGCCCGCGGCGAGGCGGAGCGCCGCGGCGTACCTCTGGACCGACTGCGCTTCCTGACCTCCGCGGACAGCCACTTCTCCATCGCCAAGTCGGCCCGTCTGCTCGGCATGGGCGAATCGGCCGCGATCGCGATCCCGACCGACGCCGAGCACCGGATGGACGTCGCCGCACTGCGCGAGGCGCTCGACGAGTGCGTCGTCGACGGCCTCGTCCCGGCGGCGGTCGTGGCCACCGCAGGCACCACCGACTTCGGCGTGATCGACCCGCTCCACGCCATCGCCGACGCCTGCCAGGACTTCAACGTCTGGTTCCACGTCGACGCGGCGTACGGCGGTGGGCTGCTGGCCTCGCCGAAGTACCGCCACCTGCTCGACGGCATCGAGCGGTCGAACTCGATCACGATCGACTACCACAAGACCTGGTTCCAGCCGGTCTCCTCCAGCGCGCTCCTGGTCCGCGACCTCGCGACCATGCAGCACGCCTCCTGGTACGCCGACTACCTCAACCCGCGGGAGTCGGAGAACCCGAACCAGGTCGACAAGTCCCTGCAGACCACCCGCCGCTTCGACGCGCTCAAGCTGTGGCTGACCCTGCGCACGATGGGCGCCGACCAGATCGGTGCCTACCTCGAGACCGTGATCGACCTGGCCCGCGAGGTCTACGACATCCTCAGCCTGCAGTCCGACATCGAGGTCGTCACGCCCTCCCAGCTCTCCACCGTCGTCTTCCGCTACGTGGACCCGCACCTGGACGAGGACGCCCTGGGCGACCTCAACCGACGGATCCGCGCCGAGATGTGGAGCGGCGGTCGCGGTGTCGTCGCCGCGACCAAGGTCGACGGCCGGCAGTTCCTCAAGCTCACCCTGCTCAACCCCATGGCCTCCGTCCAGGACGTGCTCGACATCATCGAGCAGGTCCGTACGCTGGGCCGTGCCGTTCCGGAGGTCGCCCGATGA
- a CDS encoding SigE family RNA polymerase sigma factor: MPSPDSDLFEEFVAGRRPALLRTAFLLTGHAEDAEDLVQTTLIKVVPKWGRIKDNPEAYVRKVLAREATTRWRTRRWRETVVEHLPDREATGPDLTSNVAVRDALLRLPPRQRAVIVLRYYDDLTERETAATLGVSIGTVKSQTSDALARLRHQLPDLAAPDPTSVAGLRR, translated from the coding sequence GTGCCGTCGCCTGACAGCGATCTGTTCGAGGAGTTCGTCGCCGGCCGCCGCCCAGCCCTGCTGCGTACGGCGTTCCTCCTCACCGGCCATGCCGAGGACGCCGAGGACCTCGTCCAGACCACGCTCATCAAGGTGGTCCCGAAGTGGGGCAGGATCAAGGACAACCCCGAGGCGTACGTCCGCAAGGTGCTCGCCCGCGAAGCCACCACCCGGTGGCGCACCCGTCGGTGGCGGGAGACCGTGGTCGAACACCTCCCGGATCGGGAGGCGACTGGCCCGGACCTGACTTCGAACGTCGCCGTTCGGGACGCGCTGCTGCGGCTCCCGCCTCGACAGCGCGCCGTCATCGTCCTGCGCTACTACGACGACCTCACCGAGCGCGAGACCGCGGCCACGCTCGGCGTCTCGATCGGCACCGTCAAGTCCCAGACCAGCGACGCGCTGGCGCGGCTTCGCCACCAGCTCCCCGATCTCGCCGCGCCCGATCCAACCTCGGTTGCGGGCTTGCGACGGTGA
- a CDS encoding lysine N(6)-hydroxylase/L-ornithine N(5)-oxygenase family protein produces MNAPDTSAHVHDLIGIGLGPFNLGLAALADPIDELDCLFLEGRDRFDWHPGMMLDEATLQVPFLADLVTMADPTSRFSFLNFLKQTGRIYPFYIRENFLPHRREYNQYCQWVASQLGSVRFGQQVISVEHDGETYVVTTASGETHRTRRLVLGTGTSPRVPECAAEAVAAEGPALHSSEYLARRDELVSRRSITVVGSGQSAAEVYLDLLNAQPDHDYQLAWLTRSPRFFSMEYTKLTLELTSPEYSAYFQSLPAEKRDRLLKSQQSLYKGISGDTIDAIHEALYTRSVTEAAETTLLTNTEVRGVTRTDGGYHLALHHVEQEEDYEMSTEALVLATGYRAGIPDFLEPVRDRIRLDEQGRYAASPTFSVDTADREIWVQNGEEHTHGFVAPDLGMGAYRSSVILAAILGREPYPVEKRVAFQEFGVPDRFKLQPGVSTSSTTVDMENR; encoded by the coding sequence ATGAACGCTCCCGACACATCAGCTCACGTCCATGACCTGATCGGCATCGGGCTCGGCCCGTTCAACCTCGGCCTGGCCGCGCTCGCCGACCCGATCGACGAGCTCGACTGCCTCTTCCTCGAGGGCCGCGACCGCTTCGACTGGCACCCGGGCATGATGCTCGACGAGGCCACCCTGCAGGTGCCGTTCCTCGCCGACCTGGTGACGATGGCCGACCCGACCTCGCGGTTCAGCTTCCTCAACTTCCTCAAGCAGACCGGGCGGATCTACCCGTTCTACATCCGGGAGAACTTCCTGCCCCACCGGCGCGAGTACAACCAGTACTGCCAGTGGGTCGCCTCGCAGCTCGGCTCCGTCCGGTTCGGGCAGCAGGTCATTTCCGTGGAGCACGACGGCGAGACGTACGTCGTCACCACCGCCTCCGGCGAGACACATCGGACCAGGCGGCTGGTGCTCGGGACCGGGACGAGCCCGCGGGTCCCCGAGTGCGCGGCCGAGGCGGTGGCGGCCGAGGGGCCGGCGCTGCACAGCTCGGAGTACCTGGCTCGCCGCGACGAGCTCGTGTCCCGGCGCAGCATCACCGTGGTCGGCAGCGGCCAGTCGGCCGCCGAGGTCTACCTCGACCTGCTGAACGCCCAGCCCGACCACGACTACCAGCTCGCCTGGCTGACCCGCAGCCCGCGGTTCTTCTCGATGGAGTACACCAAGCTCACCCTCGAGCTGACCTCACCGGAGTACTCCGCCTACTTCCAGTCGCTCCCGGCCGAGAAGCGCGACCGGCTGCTGAAGTCGCAGCAGAGCCTCTACAAGGGCATCTCGGGCGACACGATCGACGCGATCCACGAGGCGCTCTACACCCGCTCCGTCACCGAAGCGGCCGAGACCACGCTGCTGACCAACACCGAGGTACGTGGCGTGACCCGCACCGACGGTGGCTACCACCTCGCGCTCCACCACGTGGAGCAGGAGGAGGACTACGAGATGTCGACCGAGGCGCTGGTCCTGGCCACCGGTTACCGCGCCGGCATCCCGGACTTCCTGGAGCCGGTCCGCGACCGGATCCGCCTGGACGAACAGGGTCGCTACGCCGCCAGCCCGACCTTCTCGGTCGACACCGCCGACCGCGAGATCTGGGTGCAGAACGGCGAGGAGCACACCCACGGCTTCGTCGCCCCCGACCTCGGCATGGGCGCGTACCGCAGCTCGGTGATCCTCGCCGCCATCCTCGGCCGCGAGCCCTACCCGGTCGAGAAGCGGGTCGCCTTCCAGGAGTTCGGCGTCCCCGACCGCTTCAAGCTTCAGCCCGGGGTCTCGACAAGCTCGACCACCGTAGATATGGAGAACCGATGA
- a CDS encoding GNAT family N-acetyltransferase: protein MRITIEPLEIEAHLGTVHSWVTHPRSAYWMMLDATLEDVAAEYARIAAHPHHDAWLGRVDGVPAFLVETYDPARSELAGITHVPDLAPGDLGMHVLVAPTSGEPVSGYTTRVFRAVMRHCFADPGVRRVVVEPDVRNEPIRRKNTEAGFVELREISIGEKTAMLSVCTREMYAAAHLRPENVRVAHRHLVAKAIAEFSHERLIAPTAVDEGTDGGWELQGPSSTYAFSARRFLLDHWVVDPESIVRRTGEARDVEDVVDAQAFVAEFAPDLGIPDKLLPTYLEELAATIASACWKLEHQTLTAADLVDADHQSVEGAMSEGHPAFVANNGRIGFDIDDHARWAPETSNDLSLLWVAVPRDQSHLALGRGEEEDRLYAAELGEATLARFAAKLRGLGLDPDGFRYLPVHPWQWRHKLAVTFAADVAARRIVLVGSGEDVHRPQQSIRTYFNTSRPERHYVKTALSIQNMGFMRGLSPAYMAATPVINDWVADLVEGDAELKERGFGVLRELASIGWTGDIFHELPTPSPYRKMIAALWRESPVPRLAEGERCATMAALLHRDAAGASYAAELVRASGLPAREWVRSYLDAYLRPLVHCLLAYDLAFMPHGENLVMVLRDHVPVRMFMKDIGEEVAVMGDLPLPEEVSRIRGSFPDDVKALAVHTDIFDGVLRYVAAILDDEGVLPETEFWAEARACIVDHAADHPELADAVARYDLLRPRFRHSCLNRLQLRNTLQMVDITDQAESLIFAGTLANPVADPVASPVV from the coding sequence ATGAGGATCACGATCGAACCGCTCGAGATCGAGGCCCACCTCGGCACCGTCCACTCCTGGGTGACCCATCCGCGCTCGGCGTACTGGATGATGCTCGACGCCACGCTGGAGGACGTCGCCGCGGAGTACGCGCGGATCGCCGCCCACCCGCACCACGACGCCTGGCTCGGCCGGGTCGACGGCGTGCCGGCGTTCCTGGTCGAGACCTACGACCCCGCGCGCAGCGAGCTCGCCGGGATCACCCACGTGCCCGACCTGGCGCCGGGCGACCTGGGCATGCACGTGCTGGTCGCACCGACCTCCGGCGAGCCCGTCTCGGGCTACACGACCCGGGTCTTCCGGGCGGTCATGCGGCACTGCTTCGCCGATCCCGGGGTCCGTCGCGTGGTGGTCGAGCCGGACGTACGCAACGAGCCGATCCGACGCAAGAACACCGAGGCCGGCTTCGTCGAGCTGCGCGAGATCAGCATCGGGGAGAAGACCGCGATGCTCTCGGTCTGCACCCGTGAGATGTACGCAGCCGCCCACCTGCGCCCGGAGAACGTGCGGGTCGCTCACCGGCACCTGGTCGCCAAGGCGATCGCGGAGTTCAGCCACGAGCGGCTGATCGCCCCGACTGCCGTCGACGAGGGGACCGACGGCGGCTGGGAGCTGCAGGGACCGTCCTCGACGTACGCGTTCTCCGCGCGTCGCTTCCTGCTCGACCACTGGGTCGTGGACCCGGAGTCGATCGTGCGACGCACCGGGGAGGCACGGGACGTGGAGGACGTGGTCGACGCGCAGGCGTTCGTCGCCGAGTTCGCGCCCGACCTGGGCATCCCGGACAAGCTGCTGCCGACCTACCTGGAGGAGCTGGCGGCGACCATCGCCTCGGCCTGCTGGAAGCTCGAGCACCAGACGCTGACCGCGGCCGACCTGGTCGACGCCGACCACCAGAGCGTCGAGGGGGCGATGAGCGAGGGCCACCCCGCCTTCGTCGCCAACAACGGCCGGATCGGCTTCGACATCGACGACCACGCCCGCTGGGCGCCGGAGACGAGCAACGACCTCAGCCTGCTGTGGGTCGCCGTCCCCCGGGACCAGTCCCACCTGGCCCTGGGCCGGGGTGAGGAGGAGGACCGCCTCTACGCGGCCGAGCTCGGTGAGGCCACGCTGGCCCGGTTCGCGGCGAAGCTGCGCGGGCTCGGGCTCGACCCGGACGGGTTCCGCTACCTGCCCGTCCACCCGTGGCAGTGGCGCCACAAGCTGGCGGTCACCTTCGCGGCGGACGTCGCCGCGCGCCGGATCGTGCTGGTCGGCTCGGGGGAAGATGTCCACCGCCCGCAGCAGTCGATCCGGACGTACTTCAACACTAGCCGGCCCGAGCGGCACTACGTCAAGACCGCGCTGTCGATCCAGAACATGGGCTTCATGCGCGGACTCTCCCCGGCCTACATGGCCGCGACCCCGGTCATCAACGACTGGGTCGCCGACCTGGTCGAGGGTGACGCGGAGCTGAAGGAGCGCGGTTTCGGCGTGCTGCGCGAGCTGGCCTCGATCGGCTGGACCGGCGACATCTTCCACGAGCTGCCGACCCCCTCGCCCTACCGGAAGATGATTGCCGCGCTGTGGCGCGAGTCGCCGGTGCCGCGGCTCGCCGAGGGGGAGCGGTGCGCGACGATGGCGGCGCTGCTCCACCGCGACGCGGCCGGTGCCTCGTACGCCGCCGAGCTGGTCCGTGCCTCCGGGCTGCCCGCCCGGGAGTGGGTGCGCAGCTACCTCGACGCCTACCTGCGGCCGCTGGTGCACTGCCTGCTGGCGTACGACCTGGCGTTCATGCCGCACGGCGAGAACCTGGTGATGGTGCTGCGCGACCACGTCCCGGTGCGGATGTTCATGAAGGACATCGGTGAGGAGGTAGCGGTGATGGGTGACCTGCCGCTCCCCGAGGAGGTCTCCCGGATCCGCGGTTCCTTCCCCGACGACGTCAAGGCGCTGGCCGTGCACACCGACATCTTCGACGGCGTGCTGCGCTACGTCGCCGCGATCCTCGATGATGAGGGGGTGCTGCCGGAGACCGAGTTCTGGGCCGAGGCCCGGGCGTGCATCGTCGACCACGCCGCCGACCACCCCGAGCTGGCCGACGCGGTCGCGCGCTACGACCTCCTGCGCCCGCGCTTCCGCCACTCCTGCCTCAACCGGCTGCAGCTGCGCAACACGCTGCAGATGGTCGACATCACCGACCAGGCCGAGTCGCTCATCTTCGCGGGCACCCTCGCCAACCCGGTCGCCGACCCGGTCGCCAGTCCGGTCGTATGA
- a CDS encoding MarR family winged helix-turn-helix transcriptional regulator, which produces MTDQGPGQVMFHFVRHWARRPVATDAADENGRLVLVCEAVHALGQRGVAVTVNAIAHEIGIDQSGASRLIKSAMAADYLTMAASSTDRRRREASLTAAGRSMLDQAHRWQEDVFAELTTGWSDRKRRDFQQAMTDLMDRSYAIDA; this is translated from the coding sequence ATGACCGACCAGGGCCCGGGACAGGTCATGTTCCATTTCGTCCGACACTGGGCACGCCGGCCGGTCGCGACAGACGCGGCGGACGAAAATGGGCGACTCGTGCTCGTCTGCGAGGCAGTCCATGCGCTCGGTCAGCGCGGGGTCGCGGTGACCGTGAACGCGATCGCGCACGAGATCGGGATCGACCAGAGTGGAGCTTCCCGACTGATCAAGAGCGCCATGGCGGCGGACTACCTGACCATGGCGGCGTCTTCGACCGATCGTCGACGGCGCGAAGCATCACTCACTGCCGCAGGTCGGTCCATGCTCGACCAGGCGCATCGCTGGCAGGAGGACGTCTTCGCTGAGCTGACCACAGGGTGGAGCGACAGGAAGCGCCGCGACTTCCAGCAGGCGATGACTGATCTGATGGACCGCTCCTACGCCATCGACGCGTGA
- a CDS encoding HNH endonuclease: MYETIDRLLDGPPPGASERELVDWIARLEEVKCTAEAVQAEASVRLEEAARARQAEAGVPARKLGEGVASQIALARRVSPARGAKLLGLAKILITGMPHTFALMKAGLFSQWQATILARETACLSLEDRRVIDYDLCAPGPNGQPAKAVAMGLRQLENAAKKLAISLDQASVVAHAANAEKDRRVSLRPAPDTMTWLGALLPVKDGVAVFAALDQAANAARAAGDERTRGQVMADTLVDRVTGRSSAGAKPRIEVKIVMTADALANDSDQSAMVEGYGPVPAAWAREALADAEVFVRRLFTDPAGQLVAMESRSRKAPDGLAEFVITRDGGICRTVGCDAPIRNIDHIERHADGGETSAQNLQGLCERCNQAKEAIGWQARPGPDGSITTITPTGHTYVSPPPATWAQDPPLSRAEFTLRDVLLDHTLAA; this comes from the coding sequence ATGTACGAGACCATCGACCGCCTCCTCGACGGGCCACCTCCGGGTGCGTCCGAGCGAGAGCTGGTTGATTGGATCGCTCGCCTCGAAGAGGTCAAGTGCACCGCGGAGGCCGTCCAGGCAGAAGCGTCGGTACGCCTTGAGGAAGCCGCTCGAGCCCGGCAGGCCGAGGCCGGTGTCCCTGCCCGCAAGCTCGGCGAAGGCGTGGCCTCCCAGATCGCGTTGGCGCGACGGGTTTCCCCGGCCAGAGGTGCGAAGCTCCTCGGGCTGGCGAAGATCCTGATCACCGGGATGCCGCACACCTTCGCCCTGATGAAGGCCGGCCTGTTCTCGCAGTGGCAGGCCACCATCCTGGCCCGCGAGACCGCGTGCCTCTCATTGGAGGACCGCCGCGTCATCGACTACGACCTCTGCGCACCCGGGCCGAACGGGCAGCCGGCGAAGGCGGTGGCGATGGGGCTACGGCAACTCGAGAACGCCGCCAAGAAACTCGCCATCAGCCTCGACCAGGCCTCCGTCGTCGCCCACGCCGCCAACGCCGAGAAAGACCGGCGCGTCAGTCTGCGGCCGGCACCCGACACGATGACGTGGCTCGGTGCCCTGCTCCCGGTCAAGGACGGCGTCGCGGTGTTCGCTGCCCTGGACCAGGCCGCCAACGCCGCCCGTGCCGCCGGAGACGAACGGACCCGGGGCCAGGTCATGGCCGACACCCTGGTCGACCGCGTCACCGGGCGCAGCAGCGCCGGGGCAAAGCCGCGGATCGAGGTCAAGATCGTCATGACCGCCGACGCCCTCGCCAACGACAGCGACCAGTCAGCCATGGTTGAGGGATACGGCCCCGTCCCCGCAGCCTGGGCCCGCGAGGCACTGGCCGATGCCGAGGTGTTCGTGCGCCGGTTGTTCACCGATCCTGCCGGGCAGCTGGTGGCGATGGAATCCCGCTCGAGGAAGGCACCCGACGGGCTGGCCGAGTTCGTCATCACCCGGGATGGCGGGATCTGCCGGACCGTCGGCTGCGACGCCCCGATCCGCAACATCGACCACATCGAGCGTCACGCCGATGGCGGAGAAACCAGCGCCCAGAACCTGCAGGGCTTGTGCGAACGATGCAACCAGGCGAAAGAAGCCATCGGCTGGCAAGCCCGACCCGGACCCGATGGCAGCATCACCACCATCACACCCACCGGGCACACCTATGTCAGCCCACCACCCGCGACCTGGGCACAAGACCCACCCCTGTCTCGAGCAGAGTTCACGCTGCGCGACGTGCTTCTCGACCACACACTCGCAGCCTGA
- a CDS encoding penicillin acylase family protein: MTPPSNGLCRDEWGIPHVRGASLTEVARLQGRATARDRAWQLEIERLRGEGRTAELLGPAGLEWDTFARRARIEAVARAAYAGLDVETQEFLAAYVDGVRTGLAETSCVELDGPDGLGPAPGTWQPWTPLAVFWVQQILFGSFPSKLFGARAARVLGAEAELFRTEGLTGGLSGGSNAYAVGGGRTGSGLPLVAGDPHRVFEAPNVYLQVRLACTDPDDAFDVVGMTFPGVPGVQHFAHAGSVAWGITNAMGDYQDLYRVDLRPGGDVVRRSVETVLVRGQEPVSVEVLETERGPVVLDDPEEGWGQALRTPGHELGDLGFGALLPLLRARSVADVEAAVAHWVEPVNNWVIADVAGDVVHTVGGRVPTRDEAGEWTGWVDPPPRRTASSGGAVVTANDRCMPEFDVLATGFAPPFRAHRIGELLSDAGLLDAKDAVAVLADTTQMAGGPLLALVPADLWPQALDEWDGTMDGSPGAAWYAALRAEVVDRICAAPALAPLREPSEHGPLYEPWFSLPARVASALHVILAAEKPFGLDLRELVAEAAKAVAGREPTPWPENHRFWPLHALEQFELPHTRSAPATPLPGDTDTVRCNAWIPGTTVTVRGSVARYAWDLADRDNSRWVVPLGVSGDPDSPHHTDQHDAWADGGAVRVVTDWSLLTEEKTCP, translated from the coding sequence ATGACGCCCCCATCAAATGGGCTCTGCCGTGACGAGTGGGGCATCCCGCATGTGCGGGGTGCCTCGCTGACCGAGGTGGCCCGGCTCCAGGGCCGGGCCACCGCGCGGGACCGCGCCTGGCAGCTCGAGATCGAGCGCCTGCGCGGTGAGGGCCGCACCGCCGAGCTGCTCGGCCCGGCCGGGCTGGAGTGGGACACCTTCGCGCGCCGCGCCCGGATCGAGGCCGTCGCGCGCGCTGCCTACGCCGGGCTCGACGTGGAGACGCAGGAGTTCCTGGCGGCGTACGTCGACGGGGTCCGCACCGGACTCGCCGAGACGTCCTGCGTCGAGCTGGACGGGCCCGACGGGCTCGGGCCGGCGCCGGGGACCTGGCAGCCGTGGACGCCGCTGGCGGTCTTCTGGGTGCAGCAGATCCTCTTCGGCTCGTTCCCCTCGAAGCTCTTCGGCGCCCGGGCCGCGCGCGTGCTCGGCGCCGAGGCCGAGCTGTTCCGCACGGAAGGGTTGACCGGAGGCCTGTCCGGCGGCTCCAACGCGTACGCCGTCGGCGGCGGCCGCACCGGATCCGGTCTGCCGCTGGTGGCCGGGGACCCGCACCGGGTCTTCGAGGCGCCCAACGTCTACCTCCAGGTGCGGCTTGCGTGCACCGATCCCGACGACGCCTTCGACGTGGTCGGGATGACCTTCCCCGGCGTCCCCGGTGTGCAGCACTTCGCGCACGCCGGGTCCGTTGCGTGGGGGATCACCAACGCGATGGGCGACTACCAGGATCTCTACCGTGTCGACCTGCGCCCGGGCGGTGACGTGGTGCGGCGGAGCGTGGAGACGGTGCTCGTCCGTGGTCAGGAGCCGGTCTCGGTCGAGGTCCTCGAGACCGAGCGCGGGCCGGTGGTCCTCGATGATCCGGAGGAGGGCTGGGGCCAGGCGCTGCGTACGCCGGGCCACGAGCTCGGTGACCTCGGCTTCGGGGCCCTGCTCCCGCTGCTGCGGGCCCGCTCCGTCGCCGACGTGGAGGCGGCGGTGGCGCACTGGGTCGAGCCGGTCAACAACTGGGTGATCGCCGACGTGGCCGGCGACGTCGTCCACACGGTCGGCGGCCGGGTGCCCACGCGTGACGAGGCGGGGGAGTGGACCGGCTGGGTCGACCCGCCCCCGCGGCGTACGGCTTCTTCTGGCGGCGCTGTGGTGACCGCCAACGACCGGTGCATGCCGGAGTTCGACGTGCTCGCGACCGGCTTCGCGCCGCCGTTCCGTGCGCACCGGATCGGCGAGCTTCTCTCCGACGCAGGTCTGCTCGACGCGAAGGACGCGGTGGCGGTGCTCGCCGACACCACCCAGATGGCCGGTGGGCCGCTGCTGGCGCTGGTCCCCGCCGACCTGTGGCCGCAGGCCCTGGACGAGTGGGACGGCACGATGGACGGGTCGCCGGGCGCGGCCTGGTACGCCGCGCTGCGCGCCGAGGTCGTCGACCGGATCTGCGCGGCACCGGCGCTCGCGCCGCTGCGGGAGCCGTCGGAGCACGGGCCGCTCTACGAGCCCTGGTTCAGCCTGCCGGCCCGGGTGGCCAGTGCGCTGCACGTCATCCTGGCCGCCGAGAAGCCGTTCGGCCTGGACCTGCGTGAACTGGTGGCCGAGGCGGCGAAGGCCGTGGCCGGCCGCGAGCCGACGCCATGGCCGGAGAACCACCGCTTCTGGCCGCTGCACGCGCTGGAGCAGTTCGAGCTCCCGCACACCCGGTCCGCGCCCGCCACCCCGCTGCCTGGCGACACCGACACGGTCCGCTGCAACGCCTGGATCCCGGGCACCACCGTGACCGTGCGTGGATCGGTGGCCCGCTACGCGTGGGATCTCGCCGACCGCGACAACAGCCGATGGGTCGTACCGCTGGGTGTCAGCGGCGACCCGGACAGTCCCCACCACACCGACCAGCACGACGCCTGGGCCGACGGAGGCGCCGTACGCGTCGTCACCGACTGGTCTCTGCTCACCGAGGAGAAGACATGCCCCTGA
- a CDS encoding DUF1048 domain-containing protein, which produces MNNILTRLIGDKKDWKRMEARANELPADYRTVYAEMKNYMWRFTTSDGMDIVDILRDILDLFETEAAAGRSAVEVTGTDLAAFCDARLPEQQDVYRDKLRASLNEVAQKLS; this is translated from the coding sequence ATGAACAACATCCTCACCCGCCTCATCGGCGACAAGAAGGACTGGAAGCGCATGGAAGCCCGCGCCAACGAGCTCCCCGCCGACTACCGCACCGTGTATGCGGAGATGAAGAACTACATGTGGCGCTTCACCACCAGCGACGGCATGGACATCGTCGACATCCTGCGCGACATCCTCGACCTCTTCGAGACCGAAGCCGCCGCCGGCCGCAGCGCCGTCGAGGTCACCGGCACTGATCTGGCCGCGTTCTGCGACGCCCGACTGCCCGAGCAGCAGGACGTCTACCGGGACAAGCTCCGGGCCAGCCTCAACGAGGTCGCCCAGAAGCTGTCGTGA